The Psychrobacter raelei genome contains the following window.
AGCCATCAATGCCATTTTCCCCAATACAGAAGTACAGCTGTGTGTGATTCACCAAATCCGTAATAGTATCCGTTATGTAGCTAGTCGTGATCAAAAAGCCTTTATGCGCGATTTAAAGCCTGTTTATAAGGCAGTTAATAAGGAGTCAGCTGAACTGGCTCTTGATGATTTAGAGGCTGTTTGGGGCGATCAGTATCCGGCGGTGATTAAGTCTTGGCGGGACAAGTGGCATTTACTATCTGCCTATTTTAAGTATCCTGAAGCAGTCAGAAAGCCTATTTATACCACCAATGCGGTGGAAGCGGTACATCGTCAGTTTCGTAAACTTACTAAAACCAAAGGCGCTTTCCCGAATGAAACCAGCTTGCTCAAATTGTTGTATGTTGGTATGTTAAATGCCAGTGCCAAGTGGACGATGCCGATTCGTAATTGGGGACAGACGATGATGCAGCTGTCTATCTATTTCCCTGGTCGATTAGATTCGGTGATGCGTCTTTAATTTAGTTGACACAGAGTTTTGAACGCCCTCGTTTATATTTTTTGTTTTGTTAATTAATCTTGTTACTAGGTTTCAGGTATTGATTAACTTGTGGTCAACTGCTTATAGACAACTATATGTTTCTTAGTCAATTGTCTGCCCATTAATCTAAATATTTTTTTAGTGCAAACAAATAAATACCTATTGTGAGCAAGCATAATAGATATTTATTTGTTTTCATTGACTTATTTTAATGATTAACACTTGCTGTCTTTAAACTTTATTTAAGCGCTTTTTTCCAACGTTTTGCAAAGTGAGCAAACGATGCCATTGTGTTGAGTTGAATGTAATACATCAGGGCGTTCATATTGCTGTTCACATTCTACGCAATGATACAAAGTAGCCACTGGTGTACCTTCCATATCGAAACGTGATTCTTCAATGCCATCGTCATTTTGTTTTAGATAGTATTTACCTTTAGTAATAATAGCCATTAAAGGGGTCAGTACAAAGCCGACTACCAAAGCGATAATAGGAGAGTATGGTGCTAGGAAATCGCCTAGAACCCCAAAGAATGCCAAGATAGATAGGCCTGCTGCTACACCAAATGCCACCAAACCAACTGGGTTAAAATCATATAACATACCGCGGCGGAATTCAGGCTCTTTCGGAGACAGTCCAAGTACATACTTATTGATCGCAATATCAGTTGAGACCACCACAATCCAAGCAATCGCGAAGTTAGAATAGAAGCCTAGGATTTTACCTAGAGCTGAGAACATATCCATTTCCATTAATAACAAGGCGATAGACACGTTGAAAATAACGAAGATAATGCGACCTGGATAGTGTTTGGTTACTCGAGCATAGGCACTGGTCCAAGACAATGACCCAGAGTAAGCATTGGTAACGTTGATTTTAATTTGTGAAATAACCACTAAAATAACGGCCAAAGCAATGGCAAATCCACCAGGAATGATATTTTGGAATACTGATGTAAACTGCTGTACCGGCTCAGTAATGACATTGTCGGGTAGCATATTGGCCATTAAATAGAAGGCCAAGAAAGCACCTGTAATTTGTTTGATGGCGCCTAACACCACCCAACCTGGTCCTGCTGACAGCATGGCAACCCACCAAGACACTTTGTTTTCCTTCGTCTTAGCAGGCATGAAACGTAGATAGTCAATCTGCTCACCAATTTGCATAATCAGTGCCAAACAGACGCCTGCACCTAGCATAACCGCAGACATATCGAGACCTGTATAGTCGCCATTACCGGAGAATGC
Protein-coding sequences here:
- a CDS encoding allantoin permease encodes the protein MNPKDTAPIINDAPLNPAEPANSAVNETLEDYTLRYAPHSFRKWTPGVVAITALGGIAYLADFSIGASIGLAYGTTNAVVAILLAAVVIFLTGIPVSYYAARYNIDLDLISRGAGFGYYGTVITSIIFASFTFIFFALEGAIMAQGLKMGLGVPLWLGYLLSSVMVIPLVVFGMKALSKLQVWTTPLWLFLMVGPVAYLVFQNPSMVNDWAAFSGNGDYTGLDMSAVMLGAGVCLALIMQIGEQIDYLRFMPAKTKENKVSWWVAMLSAGPGWVVLGAIKQITGAFLAFYLMANMLPDNVITEPVQQFTSVFQNIIPGGFAIALAVILVVISQIKINVTNAYSGSLSWTSAYARVTKHYPGRIIFVIFNVSIALLLMEMDMFSALGKILGFYSNFAIAWIVVVSTDIAINKYVLGLSPKEPEFRRGMLYDFNPVGLVAFGVAAGLSILAFFGVLGDFLAPYSPIIALVVGFVLTPLMAIITKGKYYLKQNDDGIEESRFDMEGTPVATLYHCVECEQQYERPDVLHSTQHNGIVCSLCKTLEKSA